In the genome of Pseudorasbora parva isolate DD20220531a chromosome 10, ASM2467924v1, whole genome shotgun sequence, one region contains:
- the egln3 gene encoding egl nine homolog 3 isoform X2 has protein sequence MHQAQDKMPSLQLAMDSQLETLAVEQVVPALLDQGFFYVDHFLGDIAGHMVLGQVKRMHYCGLLNDGQLAGRSSGVCRRNIRGDKITWVNGTERGTEAVNFLLTLIDKLISLCVSQLGKSIRARSKAMVACYPGNGAGYVKHVDNPNADGRCVTCIYYLNKNWNAKEHGGLLRIFPEGKSYVAEIEPLFDRLLLFWSDRRNPHEVQPSYATRYAITVWYFDSEERAEAKRKFRDLTATSQEGSSS, from the exons ATGCACCAAGCTCAGGATAAAATGCCATCTCTTCAGCTGGCAATGGACTCGCAGTTGGAGACTTTGGCAGTCGAGCAAGTGGTGCCAGCTCTGTTGGACCAAGGCTTCTTTTACGTGGATCATTTTCTGGGGGACATCGCGGGACACATGGTTCTGGGTCAGGTCAAACGCATGCATTACTGTGGGCTTCTCAACGACGGGCAGCTGGCCGGACGAAGCAGTGGAGTGTGCAGGAGAAACATCCGAGGGGATAAAATAACATGGGTTAACGGGACCGAGAGGGGCACGGAGGCTGTCAATTTCTTATTAACACTCATAGACAAACTCATTTCTCTGTGTGTGAGTCAACTGGGCAAAAGTATTCGTGCAAGGTCAAAG GCAATGGTGGCTTGTTATCCAGGAAATGGAGCAGGATACGTGAAACATGTGGATAACCCTAATGCAGACGGACGCTGTGTCACCTGTATTTACTATCTGAATAAAAACTGGAATGCCAAG GAGCATGGGGGATTGCTAAGGATATTTCCTGAAGGGAAATCCTACGTAGCCGAGATCGAGCCTTTGTTTGATCGACTTCTGCTATTCTGGTCAGATCGTAGGAACCCTCATGAAGTTCAACCGTCGTACGCTACAAG GTATGCAATCACCGTGTGGTACTTTGATTCAGAGGAAAGAGCTGAAGCGAAAAGAAAATTTCGAGATCTGACAG CTACCTCACAGGAAGGTTCATCATCTTGA